AAAAATTGTAATTGCAGTTTTAATTATTTTCTCTCTTAGATCTTTAATTATTTTTGGCACTGATTCCATCCCCTTCAAGCTACATTAGGCAGCCCATTGCTTCCATCTCGTAATTGATATATTTCTTTATTAACAATTATACCAAGAATTCCTGTTAAAATAAAGGTTAGTACATCAGCCACAGGTTGTGCAAGTAAAACTCCATTCAAACTAAATAATGAAGGTAATATGAGAATTAATGGTATCAACATGATTCCCTGCCTTGAAATAGATAAAATAGCTGCTTCTTTTGCTTTACCAATAGCTTGGAATAACATATTGATAACCATTGAATACCCTAATAGTGGTAACGAAATGGACCAAATCCTTAATCCTTTAACAGCTATCCTAGCAACTTCAGCTTCTGGTCTAAAAATCATTACAATAGGCTCAGCAAAAATCATGAATACTGCAAAAACAATTATACAATATATTGTACTTACTTTCGTGCTTACTTTCGTTGAATCCAATACCCTTTGATACTTTTTAGCTCCATAATTATATCCAGCTACAGGTAAAAATCCTTGTGTATATCCTAGTAAAGCATAGAACCCTAGCATAAATACTTTTGACACAATACCTATAGCAGCTACTGCTTCTGTACCATATCCAGTTGCAGCTTTATTCATTAAACCTATGGAAAAACTAGCAAGTAACTGTCTTATCAATGTAGGTAAACCAATCGTTAATATTTGATTATATATCTTTTTAGAGGGTTTAAACATACTTAACTTCATTGGTATCAAACTTTTCTTCCTTATATAATAGCTAAGTAAAAATACAGTTGTGATTGCTTGAGCAATTATTGTTGCCAAAGCAGCACCTGCAATACCCATATCAAATGCAAATATAAATATTGGATCTAATATAATATTAAGTATGGCTCCAAGCATAAGACCAAACATTGAAATTATCGCACTACCCTCTGCCCTTAATAGATTGTTGAGTGCCATATTTCCAAGAATAAAAGGTGCACCAATAAATAAAATTGATGTGTAAGCCAAAGTATAACTAATATTATCGCTATTGGCTCCGAACATATTAACCAAAGGCTCTAAGAACACTAGACCACATATCCCTAGAATAACTCCTGTTATTATGGTTGTTATATAAACAACCGTAATAGTTTTACTTGCTTCTTTTTTATTATTTTCTCCTAATAATCGTGAAGTATATGAAGAACCTCCAATACCAAACAATTGCCCAAATGCTACTAAAACCATAAATACAGGAAAACCTACTTGAGCCGCTGACATTGCATTGGTTCCTATCCAACTTACAAACATTGTATCAACAAAATTATATACTGCATTTACCAACATACCAATTATGGCTGGTATAGCTAATTTTGTAATTACTTTTGATACTTTCTCCTGCCCTAACAATTTACTTCTATCATCTAATTGCTCCATAATTTCATCTGTCCTTTCAATCTAAAATGTATGTTAAATTTTATTATGAACCTGTTCATTTAACTTATAATATTATTATATGAACATGTTCATTAAAAGTCAAGTAAAATTTTTATTTTTTCTCTTGACTTTTCTTTAATAAGTGTGTATTCTGTTTATATTACATATATACAGTTGTAGAATTAGCTATTTATTAATAAGCTTTTAGGGTA
The window above is part of the Vallitalea guaymasensis genome. Proteins encoded here:
- a CDS encoding MATE family efflux transporter — encoded protein: MEQLDDRSKLLGQEKVSKVITKLAIPAIIGMLVNAVYNFVDTMFVSWIGTNAMSAAQVGFPVFMVLVAFGQLFGIGGSSYTSRLLGENNKKEASKTITVVYITTIITGVILGICGLVFLEPLVNMFGANSDNISYTLAYTSILFIGAPFILGNMALNNLLRAEGSAIISMFGLMLGAILNIILDPIFIFAFDMGIAGAALATIIAQAITTVFLLSYYIRKKSLIPMKLSMFKPSKKIYNQILTIGLPTLIRQLLASFSIGLMNKAATGYGTEAVAAIGIVSKVFMLGFYALLGYTQGFLPVAGYNYGAKKYQRVLDSTKVSTKVSTIYCIIVFAVFMIFAEPIVMIFRPEAEVARIAVKGLRIWSISLPLLGYSMVINMLFQAIGKAKEAAILSISRQGIMLIPLILILPSLFSLNGVLLAQPVADVLTFILTGILGIIVNKEIYQLRDGSNGLPNVA